One stretch of Lacrimispora sphenoides DNA includes these proteins:
- a CDS encoding MFS transporter, with the protein MSNGKQLTIFLNYVSLGILLPVLNLILLNRGADLKTLPLLIASYSAAVLCFELPSGICADLYGRKTVFLISGACQILSLILLLFADNWIWLLFYILLNGISRAFSTGSLDALIVDQALQEKGEACLPAIAARLGILEEAGLAAGCILGGFLSCIGDSFTGNILTRGVFTAVTFMLCLFCIREDKICGRRGERIPLAKHVKRGVKIVLSKQDFPLILAGMLFTGYFLISIETYWQPAYLKISNHTEGTWVLGILSFAGFLLAAMGNSFCQRLLKKFPGRQWRIYSISRLFLGCALLVLALHKNVWLFILGYGSIYLLLGTGSVAENTLINQYTPGYFRASVLSFGSFLLQAGSMCASFFCSLFVDRIAISGLWLTAGVLLIGYTVFMTLFLLAKRTGSGEKKLEKQDFKSYDTESF; encoded by the coding sequence ATGAGTAATGGAAAGCAGCTGACTATTTTTCTCAATTATGTATCCTTGGGAATCCTTCTGCCGGTGCTGAATTTAATTCTTTTAAACCGTGGAGCCGATCTTAAGACTCTGCCGCTTTTGATCGCTTCCTATTCTGCTGCGGTGCTTTGCTTTGAACTGCCCAGCGGAATCTGCGCAGATTTATACGGACGGAAGACTGTTTTCCTTATTTCCGGCGCATGCCAGATCCTGTCTCTGATCCTGCTGCTGTTTGCTGACAACTGGATTTGGCTGCTGTTTTACATTCTTCTTAATGGGATCAGCAGAGCCTTTTCTACCGGAAGCCTGGATGCCCTCATCGTGGATCAGGCTCTGCAGGAAAAGGGAGAAGCTTGTCTTCCTGCAATAGCTGCCCGCCTTGGGATTCTGGAAGAAGCCGGGCTTGCGGCCGGCTGTATCCTTGGCGGCTTTCTTTCCTGTATAGGAGATTCTTTCACCGGAAATATATTGACCCGAGGCGTATTTACAGCAGTTACCTTCATGCTCTGTCTGTTTTGCATCCGGGAGGATAAAATCTGCGGCCGCCGGGGAGAAAGGATTCCCCTCGCGAAGCATGTAAAGAGAGGCGTAAAAATAGTCCTGTCGAAACAGGACTTTCCTTTGATTCTGGCAGGTATGCTGTTTACCGGTTATTTCCTTATCTCCATTGAAACCTACTGGCAGCCGGCTTATCTTAAGATTTCAAATCATACGGAAGGAACCTGGGTTTTGGGTATACTGTCCTTTGCCGGATTCTTACTGGCAGCGATGGGAAATTCCTTCTGTCAAAGGCTGCTGAAGAAATTTCCCGGCCGCCAATGGCGGATTTACAGCATCAGCCGGTTATTCCTTGGCTGCGCCCTCCTCGTTCTGGCTCTTCATAAAAATGTATGGCTCTTTATCCTGGGATACGGTAGTATTTATCTCCTCCTCGGAACCGGAAGTGTAGCTGAAAACACCCTGATCAACCAATATACTCCAGGGTATTTCAGAGCAAGTGTTCTTTCTTTCGGTTCTTTTCTTCTGCAGGCAGGCTCCATGTGTGCGTCCTTTTTTTGCAGTCTGTTTGTAGACCGGATTGCCATATCTGGGTTATGGCTGACTGCGGGAGTATTATTGATCGGATATACCGTTTTTATGACTTTGTTTCTTCTGGCAAAAAGGACCGGATCCGGCGAGAAAAAGTTAGAAAAGCAGGACTTTAAATCATATGATACTGAATCATTTTAA
- a CDS encoding sugar ABC transporter ATP-binding protein: MSEYALEMLDVTKTFSKVTALNHVDLKVKEGEIHALIGENGAGKSTLMKVLSGVYQADCGTVRIFGEETHFHNPQDAIDKGIAIIYQELSLVPDLNAVENLMLGHEIHKNHFIKKKEEEEFAKKWLDYVSAGTIPDYHTPVRCLSVAQQQMIDIAKAVSYHAKIIIMDEPTDSLTQKEIDVLFQIVRKLKQDGITVIYISHRLEELFEICDRITVLRDGAYVDCANIADVNKDWLIGKMIGRDLKDTFPPRRRVHSEEVVLETSNLCGEQFQNVSFQLHKGEILGFSGLVGAGRTEVMRAIFGADKICSGEMKLFGQTVHMTHPCQAVELGMGFATEDRKAQGLFLNQTIKDNIAIASPKRVSTKGFVSGKEEVKLANQYMKELKIAAPDIHKVCKFLSGGNQQKVVLSKWLASECRILILDEPTRGIDVGAKYEIYLLMDQLANAGVSIIMISSEMPEIMAVSDRMIVMHEGTVTGEITHEDYTEENIMKLASGEIRKKES, from the coding sequence ATGAGCGAATACGCATTGGAAATGCTTGACGTGACCAAAACATTTTCCAAAGTGACCGCTTTAAATCATGTGGACTTAAAGGTAAAGGAAGGAGAGATACACGCTCTCATCGGAGAAAATGGTGCAGGAAAATCTACCCTTATGAAGGTTCTGTCCGGGGTTTACCAGGCAGATTGTGGAACTGTGCGCATTTTTGGGGAAGAAACGCATTTTCATAACCCACAGGATGCCATTGATAAGGGAATTGCCATCATCTATCAGGAGTTAAGCCTTGTCCCTGATTTAAATGCGGTCGAGAATCTGATGCTGGGTCATGAGATTCATAAGAACCATTTTATAAAGAAAAAAGAGGAAGAAGAGTTTGCAAAAAAATGGCTGGACTATGTGAGTGCCGGTACCATCCCGGATTATCACACTCCGGTCCGCTGCCTAAGCGTTGCACAGCAGCAGATGATTGACATCGCAAAAGCAGTATCCTATCATGCAAAAATCATTATTATGGATGAGCCTACGGACAGTCTGACCCAGAAAGAAATTGATGTTCTGTTTCAGATTGTGAGAAAGCTTAAGCAGGATGGAATCACGGTGATTTACATATCCCACAGGCTGGAGGAGCTGTTTGAAATCTGTGACCGGATCACGGTGCTTCGGGATGGTGCTTATGTAGACTGCGCGAATATTGCGGATGTGAATAAGGACTGGCTCATCGGAAAGATGATTGGCCGGGACCTAAAAGATACCTTTCCGCCCAGACGCCGGGTACATTCAGAGGAAGTGGTGCTTGAGACCAGCAATTTATGCGGGGAACAGTTTCAAAATGTATCCTTCCAGCTTCATAAAGGGGAGATCCTGGGATTTTCCGGTCTGGTTGGTGCTGGAAGAACGGAGGTTATGCGTGCCATATTCGGGGCGGACAAAATCTGCTCCGGAGAAATGAAGCTTTTTGGTCAGACGGTGCATATGACCCACCCCTGTCAGGCGGTGGAACTTGGCATGGGATTTGCCACGGAGGACAGGAAAGCCCAGGGGCTTTTCCTAAACCAGACAATTAAGGACAATATCGCAATTGCATCCCCAAAGCGGGTTTCTACCAAAGGCTTTGTAAGCGGAAAAGAAGAAGTAAAGCTTGCAAACCAGTATATGAAGGAGTTAAAAATTGCTGCGCCAGATATTCATAAAGTCTGTAAATTCCTCTCAGGAGGAAACCAGCAAAAGGTGGTGCTCTCCAAATGGCTGGCATCGGAATGCAGGATATTGATCCTTGATGAACCCACCAGAGGAATCGATGTAGGGGCAAAGTATGAAATTTACTTACTGATGGACCAGCTGGCCAATGCGGGAGTCAGTATCATCATGATTTCTTCCGAAATGCCGGAGATCATGGCAGTATCAGACCGCATGATCGTAATGCACGAGGGGACTGTGACCGGGGAAATTACTCATGAAGATTATACGGAAGAAAATATTATGAAGCTTGCCAGCGGCGAAATACGGAAAAAGGAGAGTTGA
- a CDS encoding oxidoreductase: MGYKETLFQPVMIGSRECKNRFFAQPMECVDSDAEGNPTDLTYERYENLYKGQFGLVDLEAITVTNESRARKTQLEIMPRNEKALEKFIRRLKEVNPDALIVFQLTHSGEISVPEFSRRVCVKPMYGLGGDILTEEEVENIMDQFALASKICQNVGADGVDMKLCHGYLGSQIIRPYNDRDWKYGGSWERRSAFAYDLMEQIQKAVNFDKNFLIGSKMSMWEGFPGGFGSAGPDSPLMDMTEPIDLIQGLEKMGASYFVESLGNVHCSMSFMEAATNDPYFSYLHIYFSDLMKKALKPETVVIGSHFSSFRGGKNKLLSIEPEKSSLFAMGARCIEDGMMDMVGLGRQSFADPLTPLKLKEGREHEIKYCTQCMNCEELMIRQQPVGCVAFNKPYTQRFVDIRKTMGKLTELHT, encoded by the coding sequence ATGGGATACAAAGAGACATTATTTCAGCCGGTCATGATCGGCAGCAGAGAGTGTAAAAACCGGTTCTTCGCACAGCCCATGGAATGCGTGGATTCTGATGCAGAGGGAAATCCAACGGACTTAACTTATGAGCGGTATGAAAACCTGTATAAAGGCCAGTTTGGTCTGGTAGATTTAGAGGCGATCACGGTTACCAATGAAAGCCGCGCCAGAAAGACCCAGCTGGAGATCATGCCCCGCAATGAAAAAGCCCTGGAAAAATTTATCCGCAGACTGAAAGAAGTAAATCCCGATGCACTGATTGTATTCCAGCTGACCCACTCAGGAGAGATCAGCGTGCCGGAGTTTTCCAGAAGGGTCTGTGTGAAACCGATGTACGGGCTGGGCGGCGACATCCTGACAGAGGAAGAAGTAGAAAATATCATGGACCAGTTTGCCCTGGCATCAAAGATCTGTCAGAATGTGGGTGCAGACGGCGTAGACATGAAGCTGTGTCATGGATACTTAGGTTCCCAGATTATCCGACCTTATAATGACAGGGACTGGAAATACGGCGGCTCCTGGGAACGGCGTTCCGCTTTTGCATATGATCTCATGGAACAAATCCAGAAAGCGGTAAATTTTGATAAAAACTTCCTGATTGGTTCCAAAATGTCCATGTGGGAAGGCTTCCCGGGAGGCTTTGGTTCCGCAGGTCCGGACTCTCCGCTGATGGATATGACAGAGCCCATCGATTTAATTCAGGGGCTGGAGAAAATGGGAGCTTCCTATTTTGTGGAATCCTTAGGCAATGTCCACTGCAGCATGAGCTTTATGGAAGCAGCCACCAATGATCCTTACTTCTCATATCTGCATATTTATTTTTCAGATTTAATGAAGAAAGCGCTGAAGCCGGAAACAGTTGTAATCGGTTCCCATTTTTCATCCTTCCGCGGAGGAAAGAACAAGCTTCTGTCCATTGAACCGGAGAAATCCTCCCTGTTTGCAATGGGAGCCAGATGCATTGAGGACGGCATGATGGATATGGTAGGTTTAGGGCGCCAGTCCTTTGCTGACCCGCTTACTCCTTTAAAGCTTAAGGAGGGCCGGGAACATGAGATCAAGTATTGTACCCAGTGCATGAACTGTGAAGAGTTGATGATACGTCAGCAGCCGGTCGGCTGTGTGGCATTTAATAAACCTTACACCCAGCGGTTTGTGGACATTCGTAAGACCATGGGAAAACTGACAGAGCTGCATACCTGA
- a CDS encoding pentapeptide repeat-containing protein encodes MSQKLLTPILPEAMDFVLEDVDELYRRKDQEEAVSDVLIRNLHVTEEDLSHMRFSAVIFENCIFQDCSFDKGEFTDIAFRACDISNCNFEDSYFNRAEFSSSKGMGTKFCGNTMLHTVIKDCNFNYANFDSSRLEHIRFTDSQVRGGSLTQCRCKAFEWNRANLENASFFKTMMKGMDFTNSTIQGLVMSDNCAEIKGAVVDLYQAAELAKYLGIVIKN; translated from the coding sequence ATGAGCCAGAAACTTCTTACCCCCATCCTTCCGGAGGCGATGGATTTTGTTCTGGAAGATGTGGATGAATTATACCGCAGGAAAGACCAGGAGGAAGCGGTAAGCGATGTTCTAATAAGAAATCTTCATGTAACGGAGGAAGATCTTTCCCACATGCGTTTTTCTGCCGTCATATTTGAAAACTGCATATTTCAGGATTGCAGCTTTGATAAAGGAGAATTTACTGACATAGCATTCCGGGCCTGCGACATATCCAACTGCAATTTTGAGGACAGCTATTTTAACCGGGCGGAATTTTCTTCCTCAAAGGGGATGGGAACAAAATTCTGCGGGAATACCATGCTCCATACCGTAATAAAAGACTGCAATTTCAACTATGCCAATTTCGATTCCTCCAGGCTGGAGCACATCCGTTTTACCGATTCCCAGGTCCGGGGCGGATCCCTGACCCAGTGCCGCTGCAAGGCGTTTGAATGGAACCGGGCAAATCTGGAAAATGCCAGTTTTTTTAAAACCATGATGAAAGGAATGGATTTTACTAACAGTACCATACAGGGGTTGGTAATGTCTGATAACTGTGCGGAGATAAAGGGCGCTGTGGTGGACCTATACCAGGCGGCGGAACTGGCAAAGTATCTTGGCATTGTCATAAAAAACTGA
- a CDS encoding DUF1062 domain-containing protein, whose protein sequence is MNRNLRKQWIVTPDQLPTIIRRCPKCGKKTEFINSGKFRVNANGRLIDVWMIYRCGQCNTSWNMTIWERAEAGRLEKEEYEGFLNNDPDLAAKYGNDRDLFARNKAEAAASKAEYHVTAVDTALPCGEDHAMEIEIRIPPGFDLRADIFLMQQLSVSRSRIKKWCEDGLILSGGQVLSPKGKIKDKMILQIKKEACRSKQEEAFKMIQYHMI, encoded by the coding sequence ATGAATCGAAATTTACGAAAACAATGGATCGTCACGCCGGACCAGCTTCCAACCATCATAAGAAGATGCCCGAAATGCGGGAAAAAGACGGAATTTATAAACAGCGGTAAATTCAGGGTCAATGCCAATGGCCGCCTCATAGATGTCTGGATGATTTACCGGTGCGGACAATGTAATACCTCCTGGAATATGACCATATGGGAGAGAGCGGAGGCCGGCCGCCTGGAGAAAGAAGAATATGAGGGATTTTTAAATAATGATCCTGATCTGGCGGCAAAATACGGAAATGACAGGGATTTATTTGCGAGAAACAAGGCAGAAGCCGCTGCCTCAAAGGCGGAATATCACGTGACTGCTGTTGATACTGCATTACCCTGCGGGGAGGATCATGCCATGGAGATCGAGATAAGGATTCCGCCTGGATTTGATTTGAGGGCAGATATTTTTTTAATGCAGCAGTTGTCCGTATCCAGAAGCAGGATAAAGAAATGGTGTGAGGACGGACTGATTCTAAGCGGCGGACAGGTATTGTCTCCCAAAGGAAAAATCAAGGACAAGATGATTCTGCAGATAAAAAAGGAAGCCTGCCGTTCAAAACAGGAGGAAGCGTTTAAAATGATTCAGTATCATATGATTTAA
- the ucpA gene encoding SDR family oxidoreductase UcpA produces MGKLTGKTALITGASRGIGEGIAKAFAKHGAKLILLDISNDVDRLTEELKAEGASCVAVRADVRDLKAVEAAVAEGKRQMGDIDILVNNAGVCRLGNFLDMSEEDRDFHIDINIKGVWNVTQTVLPEMVERKDGRIVIMSSVTGDMVADPGETAYALSKAALVGFTKSLAVEFAGSGIRVNAICPGYVRTPMAESIAQQSNPTDPESVLTEMAKAIPMRRLAAPIEVGELAAFLASDESSYLTGTQTVIDGGSTLPESVSVGV; encoded by the coding sequence ATGGGAAAACTTACAGGTAAGACCGCATTGATTACAGGTGCTTCACGAGGCATTGGGGAAGGAATTGCTAAGGCGTTTGCAAAACATGGTGCAAAGCTCATCCTTCTGGATATTTCTAATGATGTAGACAGACTGACAGAGGAGCTAAAGGCAGAGGGAGCTTCTTGTGTGGCGGTGCGGGCGGATGTCCGGGATCTAAAGGCAGTTGAGGCTGCGGTTGCAGAAGGCAAACGTCAAATGGGAGATATTGATATCCTGGTGAATAATGCAGGAGTATGCAGACTGGGAAATTTCCTGGATATGAGCGAGGAAGACCGAGATTTCCATATTGATATCAACATTAAGGGTGTGTGGAACGTGACCCAGACTGTGCTTCCGGAAATGGTGGAGCGAAAGGATGGGCGGATCGTCATCATGTCCTCCGTAACAGGGGATATGGTAGCTGACCCTGGTGAAACAGCGTATGCACTGTCAAAGGCAGCCCTGGTAGGGTTCACAAAATCCCTTGCAGTAGAATTTGCCGGATCCGGCATCCGTGTCAATGCCATATGTCCTGGATATGTGCGTACACCTATGGCAGAGAGCATTGCACAACAGTCGAATCCCACTGATCCTGAGTCTGTGCTGACAGAGATGGCAAAAGCGATCCCCATGAGACGGCTGGCGGCTCCCATAGAGGTGGGGGAACTGGCGGCGTTTTTAGCATCAGATGAATCCAGCTATCTGACTGGCACCCAGACGGTCATTGATGGGGGAAGCACATTGCCGGAAAGTGTCAGTGTCGGGGTGTAG
- the deoC gene encoding deoxyribose-phosphate aldolase, translating into MKELRKDVLTAKDIAYMMDPSVLKLDTSIKDVEAMVEACKKYDFGSCFCWPCYYPELVELLKGTNTAFGTSLAFPSGQETTETKVYLAHEFMKLNPVENDMVMNVGWLKAGLYDLVLEDIKAVREATKGTSLKVIIEAMLLTDEEIIKASELCIEGGADYVKTGTGFSQNPTTLHHVELIKATVGDRAKIKVAGGVRDLDTLLRMYKRGACRFGIGLSNAIKIIEEVIAMGHDIDMSTID; encoded by the coding sequence ATGAAAGAATTAAGAAAAGACGTATTGACAGCAAAGGATATTGCTTACATGATGGACCCAAGTGTACTGAAATTGGATACGTCAATCAAAGATGTGGAAGCCATGGTAGAAGCATGTAAAAAGTATGATTTTGGCTCTTGCTTCTGCTGGCCCTGCTATTACCCTGAGCTGGTGGAATTGTTAAAGGGAACAAATACTGCTTTCGGTACCTCCCTTGCATTCCCTTCCGGTCAGGAAACCACAGAAACAAAAGTATACCTGGCTCATGAGTTTATGAAGCTGAATCCGGTGGAAAATGATATGGTAATGAATGTAGGCTGGCTGAAAGCGGGACTTTATGACCTGGTACTTGAAGATATCAAGGCAGTTCGTGAAGCTACTAAGGGTACTTCTTTAAAGGTAATCATTGAAGCAATGCTCTTAACGGATGAAGAAATCATAAAAGCCAGTGAGCTTTGTATCGAAGGCGGCGCAGATTATGTCAAGACAGGAACCGGATTCTCCCAGAATCCTACAACCCTTCATCACGTAGAACTGATAAAGGCAACCGTAGGCGACCGTGCAAAGATTAAGGTTGCAGGCGGAGTCAGGGATTTAGACACACTTCTTAGAATGTATAAGAGGGGAGCATGCAGATTCGGTATCGGCTTAAGCAATGCAATAAAGATCATCGAGGAAGTGATTGCAATGGGACACGATATTGATATGTCAACAATTGATTAA
- a CDS encoding CD3324 family protein — MRYQKANEILPEELVELIQNYIDGEYVYIPRKQENKRTWGQRTGARAERKLRDLSIYEDYLSGICVKLLAERYYLSEKSIQRIVLQEKKNMKLE; from the coding sequence ATGCGCTATCAGAAAGCGAATGAGATTTTACCGGAAGAGCTGGTGGAATTAATTCAGAATTATATAGACGGGGAGTATGTTTATATCCCCAGAAAACAGGAAAATAAAAGAACCTGGGGTCAGAGGACAGGTGCCAGAGCGGAAAGAAAGCTCCGGGACTTATCCATCTATGAGGATTACCTTTCCGGCATATGCGTGAAGCTTTTGGCGGAGCGCTATTATCTGTCCGAGAAAAGCATCCAGAGGATCGTACTTCAGGAAAAGAAAAATATGAAATTAGAATAA
- a CDS encoding ethanolamine utilization protein EutH: protein MIISKGIVLLMALFLLAGGLDKITGNRLGLGEEFENGFHALGPLALTMAGLTSLSPLLARWLSGGVGALAAKAGINPAMAPALLIPVDTGCYPLSHAMTSDGAAADFASLIVASMLGATVTFSVPVALSIIRKEDYGCMAMGTMAGLIALPAGCFVGGLMMGLPPGTVLWNLLPVLAFALVLAAGLFLFPQKTIRFFVWFGKGVVAVITMALITACVQEVTGFVVVEGMAPLKDSFIILGNIAVMLAGAYPMMAWIRKRLLKPLKKAGGYLGVNETAMAGFLSTLANNVPMMAMVKDMDDRGKVLNFAFATCAAFTLGDHLGFCSAVAPDRILAMVCGKMAGGILAVAMASILPGMSPKKSVVRPSA from the coding sequence ATGATCATTTCAAAGGGAATTGTGCTTCTTATGGCCTTGTTTCTGCTTGCAGGCGGTCTGGATAAAATCACAGGCAACCGTTTGGGCCTTGGGGAAGAATTTGAAAACGGCTTCCATGCCCTGGGTCCCCTGGCCTTAACAATGGCAGGGCTTACCAGCCTGTCCCCCCTGCTGGCCCGGTGGCTGTCCGGGGGAGTGGGAGCTCTGGCGGCAAAGGCAGGAATAAATCCTGCCATGGCCCCGGCGCTACTGATACCGGTTGATACGGGCTGTTACCCCCTGTCCCATGCCATGACTTCCGATGGAGCGGCAGCCGATTTCGCTTCCCTTATCGTTGCCTCCATGCTGGGGGCAACGGTCACGTTCAGCGTGCCGGTGGCCTTATCGATTATAAGGAAAGAGGACTATGGCTGCATGGCTATGGGGACAATGGCAGGGCTTATCGCCCTTCCTGCCGGATGCTTTGTGGGGGGACTGATGATGGGGCTTCCTCCCGGAACCGTTTTATGGAATCTGCTTCCGGTTCTGGCGTTTGCTTTGGTTCTGGCAGCAGGCCTGTTTCTTTTCCCCCAGAAAACCATTCGGTTCTTTGTGTGGTTTGGCAAGGGTGTGGTGGCAGTCATTACCATGGCCCTTATTACAGCATGTGTCCAGGAAGTGACCGGGTTCGTTGTGGTGGAAGGCATGGCTCCCTTAAAGGATTCCTTTATCATCCTTGGAAATATCGCGGTGATGCTGGCAGGAGCTTATCCCATGATGGCATGGATCCGCAAAAGACTTTTAAAGCCCCTAAAGAAAGCCGGCGGGTATCTTGGGGTGAATGAAACCGCTATGGCAGGCTTTCTGTCCACCTTGGCCAATAATGTCCCCATGATGGCAATGGTGAAGGATATGGATGACAGAGGAAAGGTATTAAACTTTGCCTTCGCCACCTGCGCCGCCTTTACCCTGGGGGATCATCTGGGCTTTTGCTCCGCTGTTGCACCGGATCGGATCCTGGCCATGGTTTGCGGAAAAATGGCAGGCGGTATTCTGGCTGTAGCCATGGCTTCTATTCTGCCTGGGATGAGCCCGAAGAAGAGCGTTGTTAGACCTTCCGCCTGA
- a CDS encoding DMT family transporter: MKKALIFGIIGSFFFAFTFVLNRSMHLSGGSWIWSASLRYLFTFPILALIVGKQHGFQQVHKVIRKNLLNWLIWSTVGFGLFYAPISYAADYGESWLIAASWQVTIVMGILLSPVFHKRIPIKNLCISGFILIGVFLLQVHNIADLDIKITLMTLLPILVGAVSYPLGNRKIMEASGDQLSTIQRTYGMTLCSLPFWFILSVLGLVNAGVPSVSQTVQSFCVAVFSGVIATLLFFKATDMVKSNHKQLAVIESTQSGEVIFTLLGGIWLLGDSRPDDLGILGISFIVFGMIFNSMIVSFSKKSEIINP, translated from the coding sequence ATGAAAAAAGCACTTATATTTGGTATTATCGGATCTTTCTTTTTTGCATTTACATTTGTGCTGAACCGTAGCATGCATCTGTCCGGTGGAAGCTGGATATGGAGTGCAAGCCTCCGATATCTGTTTACCTTTCCAATTCTGGCTTTGATCGTGGGGAAACAGCACGGGTTTCAACAAGTCCATAAAGTTATAAGAAAGAATCTTTTAAATTGGCTTATATGGAGTACCGTAGGATTTGGTCTTTTTTACGCACCGATCTCTTACGCGGCCGATTATGGAGAATCCTGGTTGATTGCGGCATCTTGGCAGGTTACAATCGTAATGGGAATTTTACTATCTCCTGTATTCCACAAGCGTATACCCATAAAAAATTTATGTATATCAGGATTTATTTTAATCGGAGTTTTTCTTTTACAGGTACATAATATTGCAGATTTGGATATTAAAATAACCCTTATGACGCTGCTTCCTATTCTTGTAGGGGCTGTTTCCTATCCTTTGGGAAACAGAAAGATCATGGAGGCAAGCGGGGACCAGCTATCTACAATCCAGCGGACTTATGGTATGACGTTATGCAGTCTTCCCTTCTGGTTCATTTTATCGGTACTCGGTCTGGTAAATGCCGGGGTACCTTCTGTAAGTCAGACGGTACAATCCTTCTGTGTCGCGGTTTTTTCCGGAGTGATCGCAACGTTGCTGTTTTTTAAAGCCACCGATATGGTTAAGTCGAACCATAAACAGCTTGCTGTGATAGAATCCACACAGTCGGGCGAGGTCATATTTACCTTGCTGGGAGGCATCTGGCTTCTTGGGGATTCCCGGCCTGATGATTTGGGAATTCTCGGCATATCGTTTATTGTGTTTGGTATGATCTTTAACAGCATGATTGTATCCTTTTCTAAAAAATCAGAGATTATTAACCCGTAA